A single genomic interval of Pyrus communis chromosome 5, drPyrComm1.1, whole genome shotgun sequence harbors:
- the LOC137735378 gene encoding VAN3-binding protein-like, protein MYVEIPHCPIHAMEFLCRSWSSSAHNFQQMLTSTDVSPSHDDRSSAKQEEQPDDKFSSGEPEDPKLALEEVINEFPLQRRSSMFSRGSWWGRKSLTSLLRQHRLKKKEDIRLHTASVHAALSVTRLAAAIASVAAAKNGIESVEVGDDGNPIIIGNIVASAAALVTAVCAEAAESLGAHTTHVSSAINSVLAIQTTGDMITLTAAAATSLRGAAALKARAIPDAYFPKNRNLLEVKAELSVVTPSGSRRYGWASVYSKHSQLILSIQKKHLGFLATRKEYKILRVMEGYKEAQGHGNFSICLRSNNGDIKLLFKDENQTLVWTSSISNLLQMHS, encoded by the exons ATGTACGTGGAGATTCCACACTGCCCAATTCATGCCATGGAGTTTCTCTGTCGCTCGTGGAGTTCGTCTGCCCATAACTTTCAACAGATGCTTACATCAACC GACGTGTCTCCTTCACATGACGACCGGAGTTCAGCGAAACAAGAGGAACAGCCGGACGATAAGTTTAGCTCAGGGGAACCCGAAGATCCGAAACTGGCGTTAGAAGAAGTTATAAATGAGTTTCCACTTCAGAGAAGAAGCAGTATGTTCAGCAGGGGATCATGGTGGGGACGCAAATCCTTAACCAGCTTACTTAGACAGCACAGactgaagaagaaagaagatatCCGGCTTCACACAGCTAGCGTTCATGCAGCGCTCTCTGTCACGCGCTTGGCTGCTGCAATTGCCAGCGTTGCAGCTGCCAAGAACGGCATAGAATCAGTAGAAGTGGGTGACGATGGCAATCCCATCATCATAGGCAACATTGTTGCTTCTGCGGCAGCTCTGGTTACTGCAGTATGTGCCGAAGCTGCAGAGTCGTTGGGTGCGCACACCACTCATGTTTCTTCTGCCATCAACTCAGTCTTGGCTATCCAGACCACCGGCGACATGATCACACTCACAGCCGCTGCTGCAACAA GTTTAAGAGGAGCTGCAGCACTCAAAGCAAGAGCTATCCCGGATGCCTACTTTCCAAAAAACCGAAATTTGCTGGAAGTAAAGGCCGAACTATCAGTTGTCACTCCTTCCG GAAGCAGAAGATACGGGTGGGCGTCCGTATACTCGAAGCACAGTCAGCTCATTCTGAGCATCCAAAAGAAGCATCTGGGATTCTTAGCAACAAGAAAGGAGT ATAAGATTTTGCGTGTGATGGAGGGATACAAGGAAGCTCAGGGTCACGGCAACTTTTCGATCTGCCTAAGGAGCAACAATGGAGATATCAAGCTCTTGTTTAAAGATGAAAACCAAACTTTGGTCTGGACATCAAGCATTTCTAATCTCTTACAGATGCATAGTTGA
- the LOC137735380 gene encoding uncharacterized protein, which produces MSLTPQLKCSLYQYRSSWSSPLSLSVSLPSLMATTLRCPQAAVRLPWGARRPNGGRGPRQCQVPNIQAFQRSDIGSFAKDAWRSANDGFERFLFEAKKTAERLDRQYALSRRFDTIARSAATRAREIDRELEIGTRWRAFSMDFNRNWPRYRKQLSDSLETPLGRSFATIFFLWFALSGWLFRILFFATWVLPFAAPLLIGAANNLVIKGDCPACKRQFVGYKNQVIRCGSCGNTVWQPKSDFSSRDGRGGPSSKSEPEIIDVEFEEK; this is translated from the exons ATGTCGTTAACTCCGCAGTTGAAGTGTTCACTCTATCAGTATCGGTCCAGCTGGAgttctcccctctctctctccgtctctCTCCCATCTCTAATGGCGACAACGCTTCGGTGCCCGCAAGCAGCGGTACGGCTTCCGTGGGGGGCGAGAAGGCCCAACGGCGGAAGAGGCCCCCGCCAGTGCCAGGTGCCGAACATCCAGGCGTTCCAGCGTAGCGACATCGGAAGCTTCGCGAAGGACGCGTGGCGGAGCGCCAACGACGGATTCGAGCGGTTCCTTTTCGAGGCTAAGAAGACCGCCGAACGCCTCGACCGCCAGTACGCCCTCTCGCGCCGCTTCGACACAATCGCTCGCTCAGCCGCCACTCGCGCTAGAGAAATCGATAGGGAACTCGAGATTGGCACGCGCTGGCGCGCTTTCAGCATGGATTTCAACAGAAATTGGCCTAGG TACAGGAAGCAGCTTTCTGATTCCTTGGAGACCCCGTTGGGAAGAAGCTTTGCG ACCATTTTCTTCCTGTGGTTTGCATTATCCGGATGGCTTTTTCGGATATTGTTTTTCGCTACGTGGGTGCTTCCATTTGCTGCTCCTCTCCTCATAGGAGCTGCCAACAACCTTGTTATTAAG GGCGATTGTCCGGCTTGTAAGAGGCAATTTGTTGGTTACAAGAACCAAGTAATCCGTTGTGGAAGCTGTGGAAACACCGTGTGGCAGCCAAAATCAGACTTCTCTTCAAGAGACGGTAGAGGAGGCCCTTCTTCAAAGTCAGAGCCGGAGATTATTGATGTTGAATTTGAGGAGAAATGA
- the LOC137735377 gene encoding SWR1 complex subunit 2-like, with protein MEVPMDEPPAVFLDRTSRATRGKRMTRLLDEEIEEDEMFWNQEALKEDEDDGNYEAEPEVADEFDSDFDEDEPDPDEGAENNDADERVRTKKRLIYPGKQSSKKKKKRVLSELKSKDGSEKSSHPEQHQDAPEEAEVERTVRKSTRTSVVVRQAERDAIRAALQATMKPIKRKKEGEEKRMTQEEMLLEAAQTEIMNLRNLERVLAREEEVKKRAIVHKAVYTGPQVRYFSKDGRSYLEFSRGLSFQSEISTAPVPYPEKAVCAVTGLPAKYRDPKTGLPYATKEAFNILRQRFLQESGRVRKEMDLGDLYDSLSGKGFSARQKRSVASNNVDVSYSRYFARFRRIPALESESSD; from the exons ATGGAGGTCCCAATGGATGAGCCACCGGCTGTTTTTCTCGATCGGACCTCACGCGCCACCAGAGGGAAGAG gATGACTAGGTTACTCGATGAGGAAATCGAAGAGGATGAGATGTTCTGGAATCAGGAGGCTCTCAAAGag GATGAAGATGATGGAAACTATGAAGCAGAGCCTGAGGTTGCTGACGAGTTTGATAGCGATTTCGACGAAGAT GAGCCAGACCCCGACGAAGGAGCGGAAAACAACGACGCAGATGAGAG AGTCAGGACGAAGAAGCGGCTGATATATCCGGGAAAGCAAtcgagcaagaagaagaagaagagagttcTATCGGAACTAAAATCTAAGGATGGAAGTGAGAAGTCTTCTCATCCCGAACAACATCAGGATGCTCCTGAGGAAGCAGAAGTAGAGAGAACTGTGAGAAAATCTACGAGAACTTCAGTGGTTGTCCGTCAAGCTGAGAGGGACGCAATACGCGCGGCTTTGCAAGCAACCATGAAG CCGATTAAGAGAAAAAAGGAAGGCGAGGAGAAGAGGATGACCCAAGAAGAGATGCTCTTAGAAGCAGCTCAAACAG AAATTATGAACTTGAGAAATTTGGAGCGTGTTCTAGCAAGGGAGGAAGAAGTAAAGAAAAGAGCAATTGTACATAAGGCTGTCTATACTGGTCCACAAGTACGTTATTTCTCAAAAGATG GCCGCTCATATCTGGAATTCAGTAGAGGATTGTCATTTCAGTCAGAAATCTCTACCGCGCCTGTTCCCT ACCCTGAGAAAGCTGTCTGTGCTGTTACTGGTTTACCTGCCAA GTACCGTGATCCAAAGACAGGGCTACCTTATGCAACAAAAGAAGCTTTTAACATCCTTCGCCAACG TTTTCTACAGGAAAGTGGTAGGGTCAGAAAAGAGATGGACCTGGGTGACTTGTACGATTCACTTTCTGGTAAGGGGTTTTCGGCAAGGCAGAAGAGATCCGTGGCGTCAAATAACGTGGATGTGTCGTACTCTCGATATTTTGCACGCTTCCGCAGAATTCCAGCTCTTGAAAGCGAATCTTCCGATTAG
- the LOC137734585 gene encoding uncharacterized protein has product MYMETPLGRSFEILIFAIWVLPFAAPLLIGAVANNLVIKVLLVAYVCGCCQACKRQFVGYKNRVIRCGSCGNSVAARFSRDGRGGPSSSKSEPEIIDVDVDEK; this is encoded by the exons ATGTATATGGAGACCCCATTGGGAAGAAGCTTTGAG ATATTGATTTTCGCTATTTGGGTGCTTCCATTTGCTGCTCCTCTTCTCATCGGAGCAGTTGCCAACAACCTTGTTATTAAGGTATTACTGGTTGCATATGTATGTG GGTGCTGTCAGGCTTGTAAGAGGCAATTTGTTGGTTACAAGAATCGAGTAATCCGTTGTGGAAGCTGTGGAAACAGTGTGGCAGCCAGATTTTCAAGAGACGGTAGAGGAGGCCCTTCTTCGTCAAAGTCAGAGCCGGAGATTATTGATGTTGACGTTGATGAGAAATGA
- the LOC137735375 gene encoding pentatricopeptide repeat-containing protein At3g18110, chloroplastic: MAFSGVLTVTTSPLLHSSSMSSSPSISKVCSKPTSLISCSLTPTPPSATDSTSRFSAEPPSDSITTTNVKTAQKFSYSRASPSVRWPHLKLTETYPSPPTQFTVASPPPNHVVGDSPDGGEEDQNLGSVGALEERNDETQQVLGRPSKTKAKKMTKLALKRAKDWRERVKLFTDRILGLKSDEFVANVLDDRRVQMTPTDFCFVVKWVGQSSWQRALEVYEWLNLRHWYSPNARMLATILAVLGKANQEELAVEIFQRAEPGIGNTVQVYNAMMGVYARNGRFSKVQGLLDVMHERGCEPDLVSLNTLINARLRSGAMTPNLGIELLNEVRRAGLRPDIITYNTLISGCSRESNLEEAVNVYNDMEAHNCQPDLWTYNAMISVYGRCGESSKAEQLFKELESKGFFPDAVTYNSLLYAFARELDIEKVRDIGEDMVKMGFGKDEMTYNTIIHMYGKQGQHDLAFQVYRDMKMLGRIPDAVTYTVLIDSLGKANKITQAANVMSEMLDSGVKPTLRTYSALMCAYAKAGKQVEAQETFDCMVRSGIRPDHLAYSIMLDIYLKVNETKNAMALYHEMMQDGFMPDNILYGVMLRVLGKENKLEGIEKVIRDMENVGGMNPQVISSILVKGECYDQAARMLRLAISSGYELDRENLLSILSSYSSCGRHSEACELLEFLREHAPSSTQLINEALVVIQCKAREFDAALVEYSNTRGFHSFSRSPTMYEILIQGCQENELLGEASQVYSDMRLYGVDPSQHLYQIMVLIYCTMGFPETAHHLIDQAETKGILFDNVNIYVDVIEVYGKLKQWQKAESLVGSLRQRCKSVDRKVWNALIQAYAASGCYERARVIFNTMMRDGPSPTVDSVNGLLQALVVDGRLDELYVLIEELQDMGFKISKSSILLTLEAFARDGNIFEVKKIYQGMKAAGYFPNMDCFRIMIKLLCRGKRIMDVEAMVSEMEEAGFRPDLSIWNSMLKLYAGIADFKKTVKVYQRIKEAALQPDEDTYNTLIIMYCKDRRPEEGLSLMHEMRRQGLEPKLDTYKSLISAFGKQKLLDQAEELFEELRSNGCKLDRSFYHTMMKMFRNSGDHDKAEMLLATMKESGIEPNSATMHLLMVSYGSSGQPQEAEKVLDNLKVTGLDLDTLPYSSVIGAYLKNGDYNIGIQKLNEMKEGGLAPDHRLWTCFIRAASLSQHRSEAFFLLNALRDVGFDLPIRLVTENPESLVSEVDCCLEKLEPLEDNAAFNFVNALEDLLWAYELRATASWVFQLAVKRGIYNNNVFRVADKDWGADFRKLSAGSALVGLTLWLDQMQDASLEGYPESPKSVVLITGTSEYNMVSLNSTLKACLWEMGSPFLPCKTRSGLLVAKAHSLRMWLKDSPFCLDLELKDAPSLPESNSMQLIDGCFLRRGLVPAFKEITEKLGLVRPKKFARLALLSDEKREKVIEADIEGRKEKLEKMKEKGEPRRVSRIKRLGKRKYVRPMLSNTKHIVSARKAFK; the protein is encoded by the exons ATGGCGTTCTCAGGAGTGCTGACCGTCACCACGTCACCCTTACTGCATTCAAGCTCGATGTCCTCCTCACCTTCAATTTCCAAGGTATGCAGCAAACCAACTTCTCTAATTTCTTGCTCTTTGACACCTACGCCGCCGTCTGCCACCGATTCTACTTCTAGATTTTCCGCGGAGCCACCGTCTGACTCTATTACTACAACTAACGTCAAAACCGCTCAGAAATTTAGCTACAGCAGAGCCTCCCCATCAGTCAGATGGCCCCACTTGAAACTAACAGAAACTTACCCCTCACCGCCTACACAATTCACCGTTGCTTCTCCTCCGCCGAACCATGTCGTCGGCGATTCCCCTGATGGTGGAGAGGAAGACCAGAATTTGGGTTCTGTGGGAGCTTTGGAGGAGAGGAATGACGAAACCCAACAAGTGCTGGGGAGGCCGAGCAAAACCAAGGCGAAGAAAATGACGAAACTTGCTCTCAAAAGAGCAAAAGATTGGCGGGAAAGAGTGAAGCTTTTTACTGATAGGATTTTGGGGTTGAAATCCGACGAGTTTGTAGCCAATGTGTTGGATGATAGGAGAGTTCAAATGACTCCGACTGATTTTTGCTTTGTGGTGAAATGGGTAGGCCAGTCGAGCTGGCAGCGCGCATTGGAGGTGTACGAATGGTTGAATTTACGCCATTGGTACTCCCCAAATGCTCGAATGCTTGCCACTATCTTGGCTGTTCTTGGAAAGGCTAACCAAGAAGAATTGGCTGTGGAGATATTTCAAAGGGCTGAACCTGGAATTGGGAATACAGTCCAAGTGTACAATGCAATGATGGGTGTTTATGCTCGAAATGGTCGGTTTAGCAAGGTCCAAGGACTGCTCGATGTAATGCATGAGAGAGGGTGCGAACCGGACCTTGTGAGTCTCAATACTTTGATCAATGCTCGGCTAAGGTCAGGTGCAATGACACCAAATTTGGGAATTGAACTTTTGAATGAGGTGAGAAGGGCGGGTCTTAGGCCTGATATAATCACTTATAACACTCTTATAAGTGGCTGTTCGCGTGAATCTAATTTAGAGGAGGCAGTGAATGTTTACAATGACATGGAAGCACATAATTGCCAACCTGATCTTTGGACTTATAATGCCATGATTTCGGTGTATGGGAGATGTGGAGAGTCAAGCAAAGCCGAGCAGCTCTTTAAGGAATTGGAGTCGAAAGGGTTTTTCCCAGATGCAGTGACATATAATTCTTTGTTGTATGCTTTTGCAAGAGAACTTGATATAGAGAAAGTAAGGGATATTGGTGAAGATATGGTGAAAATGGGGTTTGGTAAAGATGAGATGACGTATAATACCATCATCCACATGTATGGAAAGCAGGGCCAGCATGATTTAGCATTTCAGGTTTACAGGGACATGAAAATGCTAGGCCGGATTCCTGATGCTGTTACCTACACTGTGTTGATAGattcacttggaaaagcaaataaGATAACACAGGCCGCTAATGTAATGTCAGAGATGTTGGACAGTGGAGTGAAACCCACTCTTCGGACGTATAGTGCTTTGATGTGTGCATATGCCAAGGCTGGTAAACAGGTGGAGGCTCAAGAGACATTTGATTGCATGGTTAGGTCAGGTATTAGACCTGATCATCTGGCATACTCCATTATGTTGGATATCTATCTAAAGGTCAATGAGACAAAGAACGCAATGGCATTGTATCACGAAATGATGCAGGATGGTTTCATGCCAGATAATATTCTCTATGGGGTCATGCTGCGGGTTCTTGGAAAAGAGAATAAATTGGAAGGCATTGAAAAAGTGATCAGAGATATGGAAAACGTTGGTGGTATGAACCCACAAGTTATCTCTTCTATTCTTGTTAAGGGAGAATGCTATGACCAAGCTGCCAGAATGTTGAGATTAGCTATTAGTAGTGGCTATGAACTAGACCGGGAAAATCTTTTATCTATTCTTAGCTCGTATAGTTCATGTGGAAGGCACTCAGAAGCATGTGAATTGCTTGAATTTTTGAGAGAACACGCTCCCAGTTCCACCCAACTGATAAATGAAGCACTGGTTGTCATACAATGCAAGGCTCGTGAATTTGATGCTGCCTTGGTGGAATATAGTAATACCAGGGGATTCCATTCTTTTAGTAGAAGTCCTACCATGTATGAAATTCTTATTCAAGGCTGCCAAGAGAATGAACTCCTTGGTGAAGCTTCTCAGGTTTATTCTGACATGAGATTATATGGCGTTGACCCCTCTCAACATCTTTACCAAATTATGGTGCTCATATATTGTACGATGGGTTTCCCTGAGACAGCACATCATTTGATTGATCAGGCAGAGACAAAAGGCATTTTATTTGACAATGTCAACATATATGTTGATGTTATTGAAGTCTATGGGAAATTGAAGCAGTGGCAGAAAGCTGAAAGTTTGGTGGGAAGTCTCAGACAGAGATGTAAATCAGTGGATAGGAAGGTCTGGAATGCCTTGATACAAGCTTATGCTGCAAGTGGTTGCTATGAGCGAGCTAGAGTGATATTTAACACAATGATGAGAGATGGTCCTTCCCCAACAGTAGATTCTGTTAATGGTCTTTTGCAAGCTCTGGTTGTTGATGGGAGATTGGACGAACTCTATGTTCTAATCGAGGAGTTGCAAGATATGGGTTTTAAAATAAGCAAGAGTTCAATTCTCTTGACACTTGAAGCATTTGCTCGAGACGGTAACATATTTGAGGTTAAGAAGATATACCAAGGAATGAAGGCTGCAGGCTATTTTCCCAACATGGATTGTTTCAGGATTATGATCAAGTTATTGTGCAGGGGAAAACGAATAATGGATGTTGAAGCAATGGTTTCTGAGATGGAAGAGGCAGGATTCAGGCCTGATCTCTCAATATGGAATTCTATGCTTAAGTTATATGCAGGAATTGCGGATTTCAAAAAGACAGTTAAAGTATACCAGCGGATTAAAGAGGCTGCACTTCAACCAGATGAGGATACTTATAATACTTTAATCATAATGTACTGCAAAGATCGTAGACCAGAGGAAGGTTTGTCATTGATGCATGAAATGAGAAGGCAGGGGCTAGAACCTAAGTTGGATACTTACAAAAGCTTAATTTCAGCGTTTGGTAAGCAGAAGTTGTTGGATCAAGCTGAGGAACTATTTGAAGAGTTAAGGTCAAATGGATGTAAATTGGATCGCTCATTTTATCATACCATGATGAAAATGTTTAGAAATTCAGGAGACCATGACAAAGCTGAGATGCTGTTGGCGACGATGAAGGAGTCTGGAATAGAACCCAACTCTGCCACAATGCATTTGCTTATGGTTTCTTATGGCAGCTCTGGACAGCCTCAAGAAGCTGAAAAGGTGCTTGACAATTTGAAAGTAACTGGCTTAGATCTTGATACGTTACCGTATAGTTCAGTTATTGGTGCTTATCTGAAGAACGGAGATTATAACATTGGAATTCAAAAGCTCAACGAGATGAAGGAAGGCGGTCTGGCGCCAGATCATAGACTTTGGACTTGTTTTATAAGGGCTGCAAGTTTGTCTCAGCACAGAAGTGAAGCTTTTTTTCTCCTAAACGCACTGCGTGATGTTGGATTTGATCTTCCTATCAG GCTTGTGACCGAAAATCCTGAATCGCTAGTTTCAGAAGTAGACTGTTGTCTAGAGAAACTAGAACCCCTAGAAGACAATGCAGCCTTCAACTTTGTCAACGCATTGGAGGACCTTTTGTGGGCATATGAACTCCGAGCCACTGCTTCATGGGTTTTCCAATTGGCTGTAAAGAGAGGCATCTATAACAATAATGTGTTCAG GGTAGCTGACAAAGACTGGGGTGCTGATTTTAGAAAGTTGTCAGCTGGTTCTGCTCTTGTTGGTCTTACATTATGGCTTGATCAGATGCAG GATGCATCCTTGGAGGGTTATCCAGAGTCTCCGAAATCAGTTGTCCTGATAACGGGAACATCCGAGTACAACATGGTTTCACTTAATAGCACATTGAAGGCATGCCTTTGGGAGATGGGTTCGCCTTTTCTGCCTTGCAAAACACGAAGCGGCCTTCTAGTAGCAAAGGCACACTCCCTCAGGATGTGGTTAAAGGACTCCCCATTTTGCTTGGACCTCGAGTTGAAAGATGCCCCATCTCTCCCCGAATCAAACTCAATGCAGCTCATCGATGGATGCTTCCTAAGACGCGGTCTCGTTCCTGCGTTTAAGGAGATAACTGAGAAGCTTGGACTAGTGAGACCAAAGAAATTTGCTAGATTGGCTCTGCTATCAgatgaaaagagagagaaagttatcgaagctgacattgaggggagGAAAGAGAAGTTagaaaaaatgaaggaaaagggGGAACCGAGGAGGGTGAGCAGGATTAAAAGGCTTGGGAAGAGGAAGTATGTAAGACCAATGTTGTCAAATACCAAACATATTGTATCAGCAAGAAAAGCCTTCAAATAG
- the LOC137735379 gene encoding protein AGENET DOMAIN (AGD)-CONTAINING P1-like, with protein sequence MADDPHFEVGDEVEVTSPIHNMRGTTFQAKIVAKSRTKSKFKVEYNRVKARIDRKISGGHKGGKAALREEVDAALLRPPPPRENDYRFKLGDVVDAFFCGGWWEGVVVSDVLVDNTLGVYFRFAKEKFEFEPEELRLHREWVEGSWVPPLQQGDVLDAKEPKTQMKEELMEGTTVEVCTDEDGFQGAWFAANIVKVMEKDKFFIRYKTIKTDDNKELLTEEVDAEHIRPRPPKVVAAESFSLTEEVDAFYNDGWWEGVIRKVLPGRRYKVYFKGTDDELMFQHSDLRPRQDWMDRTWVMASQALKH encoded by the exons ATGGCGGACGACCCCCACTTCGAGGTAGGCGACGAGGTGgaggtcacctccccaatccaCAACATGCGCGGCACCACATTCCAGGCGAAAATCGTCGCCAAGTCGAGAACAAAATCGAAATTCAAAGTAGAGTACAACAGAGTGAAGGCCCGGATCGATCGCAAGATCAGCGGCGGCCACAAGGGCGGCAAGGCGGCGCTGAGGGAAGAGGTCGACGCGGCTCTCCTCCGGCCTCCTCCGCCGCGAGAAAACGACTACCGGTTCAAATTGGGCGACGTGGTGGACGCCTTCTTTTGCGGCGGGTGGTGGGAGGGCGTCGTGGTCAGTGATGTTTTGGTGGACAACACGCTTGGGGTTTACTTCCGGTTCGCCAAGGAGAAGTTTGAGTTCGAGCCCGAGGAGCTGCGGCTTCACCGAGAGTGGGTAGAGGGGTCCTGGGTCCCACCTCTTCAACAAGGA GATGTCTTAGATGCCAAAGAACCAAAGACtcagatgaaggaggaattGATGGAAGGAACAACGGTTGAGGTTTGCACTGATGAGGATGGATTTCAAGGCGCTTGGTTTGCTGCAAATATTGTCAAAGTAATGGAGAAGGATAAGTTTTTCATTCGATACAAGACAATAAAGACAGATGAcaacaaggagttgttgacGGAAGAGGTCGATGCAGAGCACATAAGGCCTCGTCCTCCAAAAGTGGTTGCGGCTGAAAGTTTCAGTCTGACGGAAGAGGTTGATGCTTTCTATAATGATGGCTGGTGGGAAGGTGTGATTCGCAAGGTCCTTCCCGGGCGAAGGTACAAAGTTTACTTCAAAGGTACAGATGATGAACTGATGTTTCAGCACTCTGATTTGAGGCCACGCCAAGATTGGATGGATAGAACATGGGTTATGGCTTCTCAG GCATTGAagcattga
- the LOC137733717 gene encoding large ribosomal subunit protein eL13x-like — MVKHNNVIPSSHFRKHWQNYVKTWFNQPARKTRRRTARQKKAVKTFPRPTTGPLRPIVHGQTLKYNMKVRAGRGFTLEELKSAGIPKKLAPTIGISVDHRRKNRSLEGLQANVQRLKTYKAKLVVFPRRAKHIKAGDSPAEEIANATQLQGPYLPIAREKPTVELVKVTDELKSFKAYDKLRVERMNTRHIGARLKKAAEAEKEEKK, encoded by the exons ATGGTGAAGCACAACAACGTTATCCCGAGCTCTCACTTCAGGAAGCATTGGCAGAACTATGTCAAGACCTGGTTTAACCAACCTGCTaggaagaccaggaggaggactG CTCGCCAGAAGaaggctgtgaaaaccttcccTCGTCCAACCACTGGGCCCCTGCGTCCCATTGTTCATGGACAGACTCTCAAGTATAACATGAAAGTGAGAGCTGGTAgaggctttactcttgaagaaTTGAAG TCTGCCGGGATTCCAAAGAAACTTGCACCAACAATTGGAATTTCTGTTGATCATCGTAGGAAGAATCGTTCTCTCGAGGGTCTTCAAGCTAATGTTCAGCGTCTGAAGACATACAAGGCCAAATTAGTGGTCTTCCCAAGACGCGCCAAGCATATCAAG gCTGGTGATTCTCCTGCGGAGGAAATTGCCAATGCCACCCAGCTCCAAGGCCCCTACCTTCCAATTGCACGTGAGAAGCCTACAGTTGAGCTTGTGAAGGTTACCGATGAGTTGAAATCATTCAAGGCATATGACAAACTTCGCGTGGAGAGGATGAACACACGCCATATTGGTGCCAGGCTCAAGAAGGCAGCAGAGGCagagaaggaagagaagaaaTAG